A single Verrucomicrobiia bacterium DNA region contains:
- a CDS encoding cyclase family protein, whose amino-acid sequence MTKIYDISVLVYEGMPTWPGDPKFSSSLASSISRGNAANVSHLDMGAHTGTHVDAPFHFFANGTGVDQLSLETLIGPCRVFDLTDVTGGITTAALEKCDLRGVTRALFKTRNSRHWAQDDREFDKGFTALSADGAAYLVARGVKLVGVDYLSVEGYGNKDHAVHDTLLGANVVIVESLNLSEVPAGDYELIALPVKLKGADGAPARVVLRALM is encoded by the coding sequence ATGACGAAGATTTACGACATCAGCGTGTTGGTCTATGAGGGGATGCCGACGTGGCCCGGTGATCCAAAATTTTCGAGCAGCCTGGCCAGCAGCATTAGCCGGGGTAATGCCGCCAACGTCTCGCATCTCGACATGGGCGCGCACACGGGGACGCATGTTGATGCGCCATTTCATTTTTTTGCGAACGGCACGGGTGTCGATCAACTTTCCCTGGAAACGCTCATCGGCCCATGCCGCGTCTTTGATTTGACGGATGTTACGGGCGGCATCACGACGGCGGCTCTGGAGAAGTGCGATTTGCGAGGCGTGACGCGGGCGTTGTTCAAGACGCGGAACTCGCGGCATTGGGCGCAGGACGACCGGGAATTCGACAAGGGGTTTACGGCGTTGTCCGCGGATGGGGCAGCGTATTTGGTCGCGCGGGGCGTGAAGTTGGTTGGTGTCGATTATCTGTCGGTAGAAGGGTACGGCAATAAGGACCATGCGGTTCACGACACATTGCTGGGAGCGAACGTTGTGATCGTGGAAAGTTTGAATTTGTCGGAAGTTCCCGCGGGAGATTATGAGTTGATCGCGCTACCGGTGAAACTGAAGGGCGCGGACGGCGCGCCGGCGCGGGTGGTGTTGCGGGCGCTGATGTGA